A single region of the Pectinophora gossypiella chromosome 2, ilPecGoss1.1, whole genome shotgun sequence genome encodes:
- the LOC126375185 gene encoding proclotting enzyme gives MLRTKFIIFWLGLLAAFGGSVTEDYGFSAKDGGLYTDDAVIINAAVGRVRRDTSNSTRDGKQFWFLQTRQSDEGAFGLDCETTLGKRGTCKSFRECYPLLKVADLSGDGWVMGHYDTCSYISADNMEVFGVCCTEPVGTPPQQEPDVQRLGVLPSAVPVQLPPLQLAGFPGRFLSAFAGSWNMGVDQGSNVRQIPAQWPPTIPPLPTHPPDHTAPTHPPSMIAGVGVTTKPPHTQATTWATRPPGTTKPTTKQTWAPAYPTQPAKPQPAVDGSCGIKNGPQTYESNYQDEERIVGGHNAELNEWPWIVALFNAGRQFCGGSLFDDKHVLSAAHCVAHMTSWDVARLTARLGDHNIRTNAETQHIERKIKRVVRHRGFDMRTLYNDVAVLTLDQPVTFTKNIRPICLPSGGRAYAGLIATVIGWGSLRESGPQPSVLQEVSIPIWSNAECRLKYGAAAPGGIVEHMLCAGKASMDSCSGDSGGPLMVNEGNRWTQVGVVSWGIGCGKGQYPGVYTRVTAFLPWIQKNSK, from the exons ATGTTAAGGActaaattcataatattttggCTTGGCCTCCTGGCGGCGTTTGGCGGAAGTGTAACTGAAGACTACGGTTTCTCTGCAAAGGATGGGGGGTTGTACACCGACGATGCTGTCATTATAAATG CGGCGGTGGGTCGTGTAAGGCGCGACACCAGCAACAGTACTCGTGATGGAAAACAATTCTGGTTTCTGCAGACTAGACAG TCCGACGAAGGCGCTTTCGGGCTCGACTGCGAGACGACCCTTGGCAAGAGAGGCACCTGCAAGAGTTTCCGCGAGTGCTACCCATTGCTCAAGGTGGCAGACCTGTCTGGGGATGGCTGGGTAATGGGCCACTACGACACCTGCAGCTACATCAGTGCTGACAACATGGAG GTATTCGGAGTATGCTGCACTGAGCCTGTGGGTACCCCTCCACAACAGGAGCCCGATGTCCAGCGCCTGGGTGTTCTACCGTCTGCTGTACCGGTTCAACTCCCGCCATTACAGCTGGCTGG ATTCCCTGGCCGCTTCTTATCGGCTTTTGCCGGTTCATGGAATATGGGCGTGGACCAAGGTTCTAACGTTCGCCAGATCCCTGCGCAGTGGCCTCCGACAATCCCGCCGTTGCCCACGCACCCGCCAGACCACACCGCTCCTACGCACCCACCCTCTATGA ttgCAGGTGTAGGCGTGACCACAAAACCACCACACACACAAGCCACAACTTGGGCTACCAGACCTCCAGGCACAACTAAGCCTACTACTAAACAG ACATGGGCCCCAGCGTACCCTACTCAACCAGCCAAACCTCAACCAGCTGTTGACGGATCTTGCGGCATTAAGAATGGACCTCAG ACGTACGAAAGCAACTATCAGGACGAGGAACGTATCGTCGGTGGCCACAACGCAGAGCTTAACGAGTGGCCGTGGATTGTGGCTCTATTCAATGCGGGTCGCCAGTTCTGTGGAGGTTCCTTGTTTGACGATAAACATGTTCTTTCTGCAGCCCATTGCGTCGCCCA TATGACCTCTTGGGATGTGGCTCGTCTCACTGCAAGACTGGGTGATCACAACATTCGTACTAACGCAGAGACCCAACACATTGAAAGGAAAATCAAGCGGGTCGTCAGGCACCGCGGTTTCGACATGCGCACTTTG TACAACGACGTTGCTGTGTTAACTCTGGACCAGCCCGTGACGTTCACGAAGAATATTCGACCGATTTGTTTGCCGAGTGGAGGACGCGCTTACGCTGGACTCATCGCCACTGTTATTGGTTGGGGCAGCTTGAGAGAGA GTGGACCGCAGCCATCAGTTCTGCAAGAGGTGTCTATTCCGATCTGGTCGAATGCTGAATGCCGATTAAAGTATGGAGCTGCGGCCCCTGGTGGAATAGTTGAGCACATGTTATGTGCCGGGAAAGCTAGTATGGACTCTTGCAGT GGTGACAGTGGCGGACCTCTGATGGTGAACGAAGGAAACCGCTGGACCCAGGTGGGCGTGGTGTCGTGGGGCATAGGCTGCGGCAAAGGCCAGTACCCTGGGGTCTACACCCGTGTCACCGCCTTCCTACCATGGATACAGAAGAACTCCAAATAA